A single region of the Pyricularia oryzae 70-15 chromosome 4, whole genome shotgun sequence genome encodes:
- a CDS encoding sugar transporter, whose product MAIIKAADGTADPVLTNLVAQDKVRFWMKPNLRRMYIFLFLCCMGVEMTSGFDSQLINTMLFTEPYLLYFGNGWRNKDGKLGIEPNLLGIMNASYNLGSILGVPLAPWFSHKFGRRWSIMAGSIIMIVGAVIQAFAQHAAMYIIARIILGIGIVFAIIAGAAMIGELAYPKERAMLTSLFNASWFIGAIVASAVAIETVNIKGDWAWRLPSLLQICPSLLQICTVFFLPESPRYLISQDRDDEAFEILTKYHAEGDASSPIVQAEMAQIRTTIKLEMENSKQTWADVLKTAGMRRRFFITIFIGLFTQMSGNTLLSYYSSLLYDLMGYTETSLKTRLNMADKCWGLINAVALALIVVRFPRRRMYMLSAASMLCVFVAMTVCFYYLRQATNDGVRNYPAGAAALFFMYAYGPCYNMGNNALTYTYLVELWPYAQRSRGIGVQQIFGKAGGFFSTYVNPIAINALDWRYFAIYCGWIGFEFIFIYLMYPETYGRTLEELTFLFEGKEYTDQANAAVQKQLESDVTALPREKV is encoded by the exons ATGGCCATCATCAAGGCGGCCGACGGCACGGCCGACCCAGTCCTGACCAACTTGGTCGCTCAGGACAAGGTGCGGTTCTGGATGAAGCCCAATCTGCGCCGAATGTACATTTTCCTGTTCTTGTGCTGCATGGGGGTTGAGATGACGTCTGGTTTCGACTCGCAGCTCATCAACACCATGTTGTTTACCGAGCCATATCTTTTGT ACTTTGGCAATGGCTGGAGAAACAAAGACGGCAAGCTCGGAATTGAGCCCAACCTCCTCGGCATCATGAACGCATCTTACAACCTGGGTTCGATTCTCGGTGTGCCCCTCGCTCCTTGGTTCAGCCACAAGTTCGGACGACGGTGGTCCATCATGGCCGGTTCCATCATCATGAtcgtcggcgccgtcatCCAGGCCTTTGCTCAGCACGCCGCCATGTACATCATTGCGCGCATCATCCTGGGTATCGGCATCGTGTTTGCCATCATCGCCGGTGCTGCCATGATCGGCGAGCTGGCGTATCCCAAGGAGCGTGCCATGCTGACGTCGCTGTTCAACGCGTCTTGGTTCATTGGTGCCATTGTTGCTTCGGCCGTCGCCATCGAGACGGTCAACATCAAGGGAGACTGGGCGTGGCGTCTGCCCAGTCTGCTCCAGATCTGCCCGTCGCTGCTTCAGATCTGCACCGTCTTCTTCCTGCCCGAGTCTCCCCGCTACCTCATCAGCCAGGACCGCGACGACGAGGCCTTTGAGATCCTGACCAAGTACCACGCCGAGGGCGACGCCAGCTCGCCCATCGTCCAGGCCGAGATGGCGCAGATCCGCACCACCATCAAGCTCGAGATGGAGAACTCCAAGCAGACCTGGGCCGACGTGCTCAAGACGGCCGGCATGCGTCGCCGCTTCTTCATCACCATCTTCATCGGCCTCTTCACGCAAATGTCGGGCAACACGCTGCTGTCCTACTACTCGTCGCTGCTCTACGACCTGATGGGCTACACCGAGACGTCGCTCAAGACCCGCCTCAACATGGCCGACAAGTGCTGGGGTCTCATCAACGCCGTGGCCCTCGCCCTGATCGTGGTCCGCTTCCCGCGTCGCCGCATGTACATGCTCTCGGCCGCCAGCATGCTGTGCGTCTTCGTCGCCATGACCGTTTGCTTCTACTACCTGCGCCAGGCCACCAACGACGGCGTCAGGAACTAtcccgccggcgccgccgccctctTCTTCATGTATGCCTACGGGCCCTGCTACAACATGGGCAACAACGCCTTGACCTACACCTACCTGGTCGAGCTGTGGCCCTATGCCCAGCGTTCCCGTGGCATCGGTGTCCAGCAGATCTTTGGCAAGGCCGGTGGTTTCTTCTCCACCTACGTCAACCCCATCGCCATCAACGCCCTCGACTGGCGCTACTTTGCCATCTACTGCGGCTGGATCGGCTTCGAGTTCATCTTCATCTACCTGATGTACCCCGAGACCTACGGCCGCACGCTGGAGGAGTTGACTTTCC TGTTCGAGGGCAAGGAGTACACCGACCAGGCCAACGCCGCCGTCCAGAAGCAGCTCGAGTCGGATGTTACTGCTTTGCCGCGGGAGAAGGTTTGA